From one Luteolibacter sp. SL250 genomic stretch:
- a CDS encoding Dabb family protein, with translation MKKLILSILAMTAALSSAGDFRHIVLFQFKSTATPEQVKEIETEFAKLPSQIDVIKDFECGKMDNAEVGMNDGLTHAFLVTFKDKADLEKYLPHAAHQAFVAKVKPLLEKALVFDYTAKEK, from the coding sequence ATGAAAAAACTCATTCTCTCCATCCTCGCCATGACAGCCGCCCTCTCCTCCGCCGGTGATTTCCGCCACATCGTCCTATTCCAGTTCAAATCCACCGCCACGCCGGAGCAGGTGAAGGAGATCGAGACTGAGTTCGCGAAGCTCCCCAGCCAGATCGACGTCATCAAGGACTTCGAGTGCGGAAAGATGGACAATGCCGAGGTGGGCATGAACGACGGCCTCACCCACGCCTTCCTGGTCACCTTCAAGGACAAGGCGGACCTGGAGAAATACCTGCCCCACGCCGCCCACCAGGCCTTCGTCGCCAAGGTGAAGCCGCTGCTGGAGAAGGCGCTGGTCTTCGACTACACGGCGAAGGAGAAATGA
- a CDS encoding DCC1-like thiol-disulfide oxidoreductase family protein, whose product MSMGWVLFFDGDCAFCSASVRRAVKLDTHKRLKFAPLQGKLAAEQGFGGNAAKQGGTMVLMRESDGKIFQRSEALIELTRVLGGWWRLLTPVKFVPRFIRDAAYQWFADHRYWFSEKGGFCEMPDPEVQKRLLE is encoded by the coding sequence ATGTCCATGGGCTGGGTGCTGTTCTTCGATGGCGATTGCGCGTTTTGTTCCGCCTCCGTGCGCCGGGCGGTGAAGCTGGATACCCACAAGCGGCTGAAATTCGCCCCGCTGCAGGGGAAGCTGGCGGCGGAACAAGGGTTCGGCGGAAACGCGGCGAAACAGGGCGGAACCATGGTCCTGATGCGGGAGTCCGACGGAAAAATTTTCCAACGCAGCGAGGCCCTCATCGAGCTGACCCGTGTCCTGGGGGGCTGGTGGCGGCTCCTGACACCGGTGAAATTCGTCCCCCGTTTCATCCGGGACGCCGCCTACCAGTGGTTCGCGGACCACCGCTACTGGTTCTCCGAAAAGGGCGGATTCTGCGAAATGCCGGACCCGGAGGTCCAGAAACGGCTGCTGGAGTGA
- the hisS gene encoding histidine--tRNA ligase, which translates to MAALAFQALPGFRDFTPRECAIRNYLFETWRGVARRCGYVEYETPILEDTGLYLKKSGGELSSQLFRFEDQGGRDVTLRPEVTASLARLIAEHQRNFPKPLKWFEIGQCFRYEKPQKGRGREFHQFNVDIFGEAGPAADAELISLAIESMLAFGFVEGDFVVRVSDRQAWIDYATAKGIAGESIPDFLGIIDKIEREKPDVLAQKLAVFSLTPEEVKAFIANPENASAAYAAIKADLTARGLGDFVELDLSIVRGLAYYTGVVFEVFDSRKSMRAVAGGGRYDTLIATISEGAVDLPATGFAMGDYVIRNLIEETPHANMQMEVWLQRNAAGCDVYVVVADETKRGESLKLLTDLRRAGISADYALAGNVKVGKQFQNAEKAGARFAVVVGSEYPELKAKILSSRTEATGSAENAVEWITSLMHQPDGPLLA; encoded by the coding sequence ATGGCCGCACTAGCTTTCCAAGCCCTTCCAGGATTCCGCGATTTCACACCCCGTGAATGCGCCATCCGGAACTATTTGTTCGAAACCTGGCGCGGTGTCGCACGCCGCTGTGGTTACGTGGAGTATGAGACGCCCATCCTGGAGGACACCGGCCTTTATCTGAAAAAGTCCGGCGGCGAACTTTCCTCCCAGCTTTTCCGCTTCGAGGACCAGGGTGGCCGCGACGTCACGCTCCGTCCGGAGGTGACCGCCTCGCTGGCCCGCCTCATCGCGGAACACCAGCGGAATTTCCCGAAGCCGCTCAAGTGGTTCGAGATCGGCCAGTGCTTCCGCTATGAGAAGCCGCAGAAAGGCCGCGGCCGCGAGTTCCACCAGTTCAACGTGGACATCTTCGGCGAAGCCGGACCTGCGGCGGACGCGGAGCTGATCTCACTGGCGATCGAGTCGATGCTGGCCTTCGGTTTCGTGGAGGGTGACTTCGTCGTCCGTGTCTCCGACCGCCAGGCGTGGATCGACTACGCGACCGCGAAGGGTATCGCCGGAGAGAGCATTCCGGACTTCCTCGGCATCATCGACAAGATCGAGCGGGAGAAGCCGGATGTGCTGGCACAGAAGCTCGCTGTTTTTTCCCTCACCCCGGAGGAGGTGAAAGCCTTCATCGCGAACCCGGAGAACGCTTCCGCCGCCTACGCCGCCATCAAGGCGGACCTGACCGCGCGCGGCCTGGGTGACTTCGTGGAGCTGGACCTCTCCATTGTCCGCGGTCTTGCTTATTATACAGGCGTGGTGTTCGAGGTGTTCGACTCCAGGAAATCCATGCGCGCCGTCGCCGGTGGTGGCCGCTATGACACGCTGATCGCCACCATTTCCGAAGGTGCGGTGGATCTCCCCGCGACCGGCTTCGCGATGGGTGACTATGTGATCCGCAACCTCATCGAGGAAACCCCGCACGCGAACATGCAGATGGAAGTCTGGCTGCAGCGCAACGCCGCCGGGTGCGACGTCTATGTCGTCGTCGCGGATGAAACCAAGCGCGGCGAAAGCCTGAAGCTCCTCACCGACCTGCGCCGCGCGGGCATCTCCGCCGACTACGCCCTGGCCGGGAACGTCAAGGTCGGCAAGCAGTTCCAGAACGCCGAGAAAGCCGGTGCGCGCTTCGCCGTCGTCGTCGGTTCCGAATATCCCGAGCTGAAAGCCAAGATTCTCTCCAGCCGCACCGAAGCCACCGGCAGCGCCGAAAACGCCGTCGAATGGATCACCTCCCTGATGCACCAGCCGGACGGTCCGTTGCTGGCTTGA
- the aspS gene encoding aspartate--tRNA ligase: MRTHHCNELRESDIGKTVTLIGWVNSARDQGGVIFIDLRDREGVTQCVFRSEVSKEAADVSHTLRVEDVVQISGKVEARLKTDEVDTTNSKLATGTIEIVAETLNIVNKAEVLPFQLDKELSNEDLRMKYRYLDLRRPRMSKNIRQRAVITSAARRYLDESGFFEVETPILSNPTPEGARDFLVPSRLNPGRFYALPQAPQQYKQLMMVAGLEKYFQIARCFRDEDLRADRQPEFTQIDIEASFVGQEDIIKLVEGLLVSMFKAGLGIDVPTPFPRMTYRDAEDIYGSDKPDTRYDMKITDLGDVFAATEFKIFRSIIDGGGVVRAINAKGFAGITTGQMNRLNEIAVQAGLPVKNLAFIKLENGEYKSPLWKIFTDSEKEAVVAKLGLAEGDIVFFAAGKRESVSTILGRVRVEIADMMGLVKDSTAYNFLWVVDFPLLAHDEESGHWVAVHHPFTRPNPDDIAKLEAGEYADVRAVAYDVVLNGYELGGGSIRIHEKDLQAKMFTVLGVDAEEQQIKFGHILDAFRFGAPPHGGLALGLDRIAMLVAGEDSIREVIAFPKNNKGADLMASSPCQIDFKQLREVYVQSTYKDPKTAPAAEKAPQA; encoded by the coding sequence ATGCGCACACATCATTGCAACGAACTCCGTGAATCCGACATCGGTAAAACCGTTACCCTGATCGGTTGGGTCAATTCGGCCCGTGACCAAGGCGGGGTGATCTTCATCGACCTCCGGGACCGCGAGGGGGTGACCCAGTGCGTCTTCCGCTCGGAAGTCTCCAAGGAAGCCGCCGATGTGTCCCACACGCTCCGCGTGGAGGATGTGGTCCAGATTTCCGGCAAGGTGGAGGCCCGCCTCAAGACGGACGAGGTGGACACCACCAACTCGAAGCTCGCCACCGGCACCATCGAGATCGTCGCGGAGACGCTCAACATCGTGAACAAGGCGGAGGTCCTGCCGTTCCAGCTCGACAAGGAGTTGTCCAACGAGGACCTGCGGATGAAGTACCGCTACCTCGACCTGCGCCGCCCGCGCATGAGCAAGAACATCCGTCAGCGTGCCGTCATCACCTCTGCCGCCCGCCGCTACCTCGACGAGAGCGGATTCTTCGAGGTGGAGACGCCGATCCTTTCCAACCCGACGCCGGAAGGTGCGCGGGACTTCCTCGTTCCATCCCGCCTGAACCCGGGCCGCTTCTACGCGCTGCCGCAGGCTCCCCAGCAGTACAAGCAGCTCATGATGGTCGCAGGCCTGGAGAAGTATTTCCAGATAGCCCGCTGCTTCCGTGACGAGGATCTGCGCGCGGACCGCCAGCCGGAGTTCACCCAGATCGACATCGAGGCCAGCTTCGTCGGCCAGGAAGACATCATCAAGCTGGTGGAAGGCCTGCTGGTTTCCATGTTCAAGGCCGGCCTCGGCATCGACGTGCCGACCCCGTTCCCGCGCATGACCTACCGCGACGCGGAGGACATCTATGGTTCCGACAAGCCGGACACCCGCTATGACATGAAGATCACGGACCTGGGCGACGTCTTCGCCGCGACCGAGTTCAAGATCTTCCGCAGCATCATCGACGGCGGCGGCGTGGTCCGCGCCATCAATGCGAAGGGCTTCGCCGGCATCACCACCGGCCAGATGAACCGCCTCAACGAGATCGCCGTGCAGGCGGGCCTGCCGGTGAAGAACCTGGCGTTCATCAAGCTGGAGAACGGCGAATACAAGAGCCCCCTCTGGAAGATCTTCACGGACTCCGAAAAGGAAGCCGTCGTCGCGAAGCTGGGCCTCGCGGAAGGGGACATCGTCTTCTTCGCAGCGGGCAAGCGCGAGAGCGTCAGCACCATCCTCGGCCGCGTCCGCGTGGAGATCGCGGACATGATGGGCCTGGTGAAGGACTCCACCGCCTACAACTTCCTGTGGGTGGTTGATTTCCCGCTGCTCGCCCACGACGAGGAGAGCGGCCACTGGGTCGCCGTGCACCACCCGTTCACCCGCCCGAACCCGGATGACATCGCCAAGCTGGAAGCCGGTGAGTATGCGGACGTCCGCGCCGTGGCCTATGACGTCGTGCTGAACGGCTACGAACTCGGCGGTGGTTCCATCCGGATCCATGAAAAGGACCTGCAGGCGAAGATGTTCACCGTTCTCGGCGTGGATGCGGAGGAACAGCAGATCAAGTTCGGCCACATCCTGGATGCCTTCCGCTTCGGCGCGCCTCCGCACGGTGGTCTGGCCCTCGGCCTCGACCGCATCGCCATGCTCGTCGCCGGTGAGGACAGCATCCGTGAGGTGATCGCCTTCCCGAAAAACAACAAGGGCGCGGACCTCATGGCCAGCAGCCCCTGCCAGATCGACTTCAAGCAACTGCGCGAGGTGTACGTTCAGTCCACCTACAAGGACCCGAAAACGGCGCCCGCCGCCGAGAAGGCTCCGCAGGCTTGA